TGGCTAATTGCTTTAAAAGTCCAAAGTTCAAACACGGGTATGACCATTTGTGGTGCATGTTAAGTCTCGTGGGGTGCATGTATTTGGTTGTTGACTCTCAAGCGAAGTCTGATCGGGAGCAAATGTTGGAAACGAATAAACTGCTAGGGGATTACTTGCAATTTTATAAAGGGCGTTATCAGAATTTGAAAGAGTACTGTCTGGTTGATGCCTCGTTTGCCAAGGACGAAAAGGCGCTCTGTAAATCCGCCGCAAAGGTATTTTCAATACTCTCATTTAACATTGTAGGGAATGAGCCTGAGTTAAGACGATATGGGGACTCCTGGTTGCAATCGTTACCAGAATCCAGTGATATCGCTAGAATAAATACATATTTTTGCTCTCGTGCTGATTTAAATGGAGCGTGTCGTGAAACGCCTTCGCATTTAATGGTAAATAGTCAGGAGTTTGGGCGTAAGGATTACATTCCGCTACCTGATCACAGGGAGCGTGTAGGTAAGTTGTATGACAGGCTGGGGAGGCTGGTTGATAAAGTTAAATTGGCGCACGAGCATGAAAATTTGAAATATTTTCTCTTTTGTATTATTTCTTTTCTTGCGGGAGGTAAGGCAGCAACTGCGTCGCTATCATTAATTGGGGAGGGTAACATGAAATCCCGCTCTTGGCTGTTAGGTGTAGCGAGATTGATGTATTTTAATTTGTGGTTTTTTTTAAGATTAAGGGGTAGATGAAAGGTGGTATTAGACCAGGTTTGCCGCCTCTTTAGCTAAAAGTGATGTGAGCTTTTCGCTTGAGTAGTAGTGGTGCTTATTGTTTTAAATGTATTTTTTAAATGTTGTTGCTGTAATAGCCATGACCGCGCCAAGCAATACGGCGCAAGGTATAAAAACGGCCATTGGATTGAGCGTGATGGGGAGGGATAGGTAAATGATCCAGGGCACGACCAGTAGCGGCATAACTGCCCGCTTAGCCCTGTGATAGACAAAGCTGCTTTCCCGCCCAGCCCCAAATTTGCGTAGGTCGCGGCGCATTAATCCATCGACAAAACCGGTGAGCGTGGCGAGCAGAAACAAGGGGGTAGCCAAGACCAGAATAAACAGGCGCACCACGAAGGTAAATGTTACATACACCGACGCCAGCACGAAATCCTCAATGCTCACGTAGAGCTGATTGGTCCAGCCCCAGAAGCTGTTACTCTGGCTCGACGCGCGCGCCTGCTGGGCAAAATCCACAAAACCAGTCTTGACCAACAACCACCGATTGAGGAAATCCAGCCACTGGAGAATCATTGGCCCAGGCTGTTGGATGAGAAGTGAAGATTTGAAGCTCTCGCTGAGCCAACCTAACT
This genomic stretch from Pseudomonas synxantha BG33R harbors:
- a CDS encoding TIGR03747 family integrating conjugative element membrane protein produces the protein MATSTQNTPPQPIQHPGLIISAISLVLRIVGLLIASLLLSILIEFAGLLLFWGDQGWRHSQAMLTSELGWLSESFKSSLLIQQPGPMILQWLDFLNRWLLVKTGFVDFAQQARASSQSNSFWGWTNQLYVSIEDFVLASVYVTFTFVVRLFILVLATPLFLLATLTGFVDGLMRRDLRKFGAGRESSFVYHRAKRAVMPLLVVPWIIYLSLPITLNPMAVFIPCAVLLGAVMAITATTFKKYI